aaaaaattaggttaGTTGAGGTatgaataataaagaaaaatagattGAGTTTGGTGAAGAAAAATATGGATTGTTGGGGATGATAAAGATGATGAAACCCACTTTGGTGATGAATACCatgaaatcaaaacaaaaaaatttataaggaCTCAAACTGTGTTATATTTAtaggaataaaaaatatattttattattttattatgttaactCACGTTTTTGTAAATTCTACTTAACGTtaaaagataaaacataaaattttctGATATtacaggaaaaaaaaatatttaaactttattttttttcattatatctTTATATTCTTTAGACACACAAAAACCACGATAATGTATGTAACTTACTCCTATACTGATTCGTCTGAACTCAAATAAGAAACTATTCCATACTTAAAGTTTGGGTTAGCATACCACACTAAAACCGACCGCTTAAATTTTCCAACAATTATGGATAAAATAGATAGAAATTTCACACAtctacaaaatatgttttttattttattttaaattaggtGAAATCAatcagttttaaaaaattagatgaTATAAAGTGAACTTTTATAGGAAATCTTAACAATTTATTATGCGCCGATGCCCTCTTAATTGGATCAAAATGGTCAATGTTGAATGTTAAGAATTTGTTTTAACGAATCAGTCACAAAGACGATTATATGAATATGCATCAATATTATACACTACACATCTATCTTTTTAGTTGgttgtttattatttaaaaagctTTCGTGATCAGATGAAAcaagattttcttttttattattataaaaaaaaaaaatctttctgacaaataaataataaacaatgtttgacaagaaacaaaataacaaagtaTCAATCAATTTTGCACTAAATCAATTAATGAAAATTGTATCTTGCataataatttatcaattttaatcttacaaaaaaataactataattcatCAAACCAAGGTACAGCGCATGTGATCATATGGTTGAAGATGAGTATATACCCTGAAGCAAGAGTCACAAAAAGGGACAGCAATCACATGGAGTAATTAACTACTTCAGCTTTATATTTTGACCCCTTTCAGTCTTAAAAAGACCTCACATTGACCTCAAACTATGTTACTTAAAAGTAGAATTAAAATGCTAATGCCTTCAAATGCACAACTTTATTCTTCattattcatttatatatattccTTTTATGTAAACTCGTAGCCGTCCTTTTTTTGTTTAAGTCTAATTCAAGCTTTCTTCGAAATATACCCCAGGTCCTTTCACCACTTGAGTTGATTCCTCCCAAAAATCCTCCATTGAtctctattatttatttaattacataataaatattatatcatatactatatattatattaataataataaatatcgaCGTTGGATCTTATAGCGTACGAAAATCGTGACATAAAAAAACCAGACAATCAACCGACCTTCACATTAGCGGTTTATGGATGCATGTGCACTGCTCATGTGGGCCCATGACACGTAGCCTCTTCCTTATGGGCTTTGGGCTTGACCCACGAATGCACATGGACCCACTTCAAATTTCTATATATTCACTTCCTCTtcttacaaaatttcaaatacCCTCTAATAAAGGAAACCAGTTCATACCTTCATCAACATTCGATAttcttataataattaataattttttcagtTTCAGTATTTTCCAATTATGGCTTCTTCTACTCGATCTGCGATCACTTTAGTTACCCTTTTTTTGTTCCAATACCTAACAGGTAATATTATTCATGCTAACATATCACactaagttattttttatttgttttgtttgatatttaaattaaaattgtctttatttgatatattgtcACAGGTTCCTATTCAACAACATTCACAATTCTTAACAAGTGTAGTTATACAGTTTGGCCGGGAATTTTATCCGGTGCCGGAACAGCACCGTTCTCCACCACTGGTTTTGCACTCCAACCCGGCGAGTCCAATGCTCTCGCCGTACCCACTGCATGGTCCGGCCGTCTATGGGGACGGACCCTCTGTTCTCAAGATTCCACCGGAAAATTCTCCTGTGTCACTGGCGACTGTGCTTCCTCCACCGTGGAATGTGCCGGCGGAAACGCTCAACCGCCGGCTACGTTAGCGGAATTTACACTTAACGGCGCTAACGGACTTGATTTCTACGACGTTAGTCTCGTGGACGGTTTCAACCTTCCAATGATGATTGAATCGACGGGAGGGAACTGCACGGCGACGGGTTGCTCTGTGGACTTGAACGTGGGGTGTCCGACGGAGTTGAAAGTGATGAGTAGCGAGGGAGGTGGAGAGAGCGTGGCGTGTAAAAGCGCGTGTGAAGCGTTTGGGGATCCGCAATATTGCTGCAGTGGCGCTTATGGTTCGCCAGATACATGTAAACCAAGTTCGTACTCGCAGTTCTTTAAGAGTGCGTGTCCACGCGCTTATAGTTACGCTTATGACGATGGAACCAGCACTTTCACTTGTGCCTCTGCTGATTATACCGTCACTTTTTGCCCCACACCCTCCACAAGGTAATATTTAGTGTCCCCTATTTTTATATctaactttttataattttaatctcaCTTTATTCACTCAACCTTTTCCTTgattcgatttttttttaaacacttcACATGCATTAAAAGTtacaaagattttttttatggatATATAGGGCTAAAGttataattattgaaaatatttgactttataattagttgacaatttaatatgttttcctcggtaaatcaaaattattatcgttcttttgtttacaaaaatatttaatgaacGAATGAATCAATTAGTGACTTGAACTCTCATTCTTAGTTGTTAAAACGTGTTTTTAGATAGGAATGTTATTgctattgaattttgttatgatatttttttattcaagtaGGGGACCTGTTATGGTGCGGTATACCTTAGATACGGTTGTCAcgtttcctttttcttttatttatttttttcaagttgaagggaaaaatcaaaattaagttttatttatttacgtcCATGCCAGATGTACCATCAACAATAATACATTCCGTGTATGACATAATCTTTTTGGTGAACCATATATGATATAGATTTTATGTCCATACTAGCTAgattttattttgtgttaaaaTTTTGATTGCAACATTTTGAAAATCTGCGTTTGAATGTGAATGCAGTTCAATCAAGTCTGGGAACGATAAATATCCAATTGGGGTTGACACGTCAGCGGTACATATCGATCGGACAGGGAACAACGTTATGATGGTTGTTATTGCAATTGTTTTGATAGCGTTGTGGTAACTTCATTAGTTTGCTCTTCTTCACCAACTTCTAAGGTCACATAAcattatggtgctgaatttgTTGGACATCTCAACTTGAATCGTGCAAAATGTGAAAGACATCTCATTATTGGGTGTTTTTTTAGAAACTATATTTtctattaaacattttttaatatattttatttttattagttgaaatttatgtggtttataaaatattaatagctccacataatttagtaaatttcaaccaataaaaataattattagagAATATGTCGATAACTTTTTTACAAAGAAAGTTGCTtctcaacttttttatttttaaattagcaAAATTTATTAGTTATGTTTCTAGGAATAGAATTAGGCAGGTAGCAGAGTTACATCAGCGAGCAAGACTCACGCAATTCATATGTTGTCCTCTATCTGAAGCGACAAATTATGGCATTTTAggacatttataaaatatttataggaTCAATTTGCTCCAATtgtaattaaaaacataattttattatttttaatataaaaggaGGATTACAATTTTGATTTGCTGGGCCTGTTATTTTCTTGCAACTGCTTCCTAATGAAACCCACTAGATGCGCGTGCGTTCGGCTCCCCTTTCTTTTATCGTTGATTTTGAGAATTGAAATATCACTCTCCTCGtctacaaaattaataataaaaataacgttataatatgttttttgatCTAATCAACTTGtattatatgtttgtttgtatatatacttcttcaattatttgatttgtttcGTTTGGTTTCATTTCTTGTTATTTGTTGAATTGTAATTTTCACATTTTAACCACCACAAGTTTCAAGAGGACGTACAAAGGAACAAGATATgcactcaatttttttaagtgtCATTTTcgaagttattttt
This region of Cicer arietinum cultivar CDC Frontier isolate Library 1 chromosome 8, Cicar.CDCFrontier_v2.0, whole genome shotgun sequence genomic DNA includes:
- the LOC101503912 gene encoding pathogenesis-related thaumatin-like protein 3.5, which produces MASSTRSAITLVTLFLFQYLTGSYSTTFTILNKCSYTVWPGILSGAGTAPFSTTGFALQPGESNALAVPTAWSGRLWGRTLCSQDSTGKFSCVTGDCASSTVECAGGNAQPPATLAEFTLNGANGLDFYDVSLVDGFNLPMMIESTGGNCTATGCSVDLNVGCPTELKVMSSEGGGESVACKSACEAFGDPQYCCSGAYGSPDTCKPSSYSQFFKSACPRAYSYAYDDGTSTFTCASADYTVTFCPTPSTSSIKSGNDKYPIGVDTSAVHIDRTGNNVMMVVIAIVLIALW